The following DNA comes from Brassica oleracea var. oleracea cultivar TO1000 chromosome C5, BOL, whole genome shotgun sequence.
ACAGAGTAAAAGATTCTTTGTCGACACGATTGGATTCTATTTCTTGTAGGAGCAACCTCACGTCTTTTGACTCCAATTCCTTTTCTTCTGCGACACTGAAGAATGCACTGTGAACTTCTTTGAGTAACTTCAAAACATTGGCCAACCCACCGTCCTTTTCACTCTCGTCAGTCTTCTCCTCAGAGTATGGCTTTGAGTATTGGCCGTTGCTCATTCTTCTGAAGTAGTTGTATTTGTTAATCACAATCAAGTTACTCTTGTGATCGGGCCATACATCACGTGTATCATCCACAATCAACGTTCCACGTTCATGAGCCAAAACCAAATCAAGCGTCTTCACATCAGGACTCTCCTCCCTCGTTATCACCCTGTCCCCAAAATAGATTCTCTTCGGATCAATCACGTCCAAGATGAGGTTAGCGTAATCACGAATACCCTTTGTGTAAACACACATCGTAAACATCTTGTTGGCTTCTTCCAAGAAACCGCAAACAAAAGGCCGTAGCTTCGTCAAAGATACCACGGGATCATCGCCTCCTGTTGTCCACTCCCACAGATCGTGCCTTGTAATAGAATCCGCTTCTTTGATCAGATACTTCTCTGCTTCGGTGAGGCGTAGAAGAGGAGTGGTGTGGAGAAGCGTGTGGTCCAAGTCAAGTACTAAGTGAAGTTTTTTATCGTTGGAACAGGAGACTGATGTGGTGAAGCGCTTCGTTGCAGCTACAGCCTCGTGGCTTAGCTGTAAACCGTCGGAAAGATAATCGAACACTCGGCCTTGGTTTTTGTGAACAGTTGATTTGCAGGTGGTGCATTCTCCGTAACGAAGGAACCAGTGACCACATCTACTAGAAGAAGAAGACTCGTTGGTGACGGGTTCGATCCTCTGCTTTTTGGCTCTCTGTTCCAGAGAAAGATTATTGACAACAGACATGGTTTCTCTGATGGACTGATTTAAAACTTCTAATTATATAATATAATTAGAGAACTGATCAACAAAAGTCCCTAAGAAATCGAGTACTTAAGAAAACCCTAATCTGATCAGAAACCTGAAGAGATGGTTTTGTACTTCGTTCTAAAACAAGAAATTATCTGTGTTTTCCCTTTTCTCTGGGGAAACCTTCATCTAAACTATATTTTCCTCTATATTTATACTAGGGCAAATCTCCAAAATAGCATCTTTCTAAGTTTATATCACAAAATAGCACTCAAAAACTAAAATGACCAAAATAGCACATTTCTAAGCTTATCCTTTGAAAATTTTAATTTTTTTATTTTTCAAAATTTGAAATCTTATCCCCAAAACCTCATTTCTCAACTCTAAACCCTAAACCCTAAACCCTAAACCCTAAACCCTAAACCCTAAACCCTAAACCCTAAACCCTAAACCCTAAACCCTAAACCCTAAACCCTAAACCCTAAACCCTAAACCCTAAACCCTAAACCCTAAACCCTAAACCCTAAACCCTAAACCCTAAACCCTAAACCCTAAACCCTAAACCCTAAACCCTAAACCCTAAACCCTAAACCCTAAACCCTAAACCCTAAATCCTAAACCCTACCCTTTAACTCTAAACCCTAAGTTTGTGACTTTTGATAAAACATTAAGTGCTATTTTTGTGACTTTTGACTTTGAATGCTAGTTTGAGAACAAAAACTTGATTTAGTGCTATTTTTGTCTTTTTCTCTTTATACTAACATAGAGTAATTTATAAAGTAGTTACATTAAAAAAAAATAGTGTGTCATTAGAGGTGCTCT
Coding sequences within:
- the LOC106345124 gene encoding RNA polymerase II C-terminal domain phosphatase-like 4 codes for the protein MSVVNNLSLEQRAKKQRIEPVTNESSSSSRCGHWFLRYGECTTCKSTVHKNQGRVFDYLSDGLQLSHEAVAATKRFTTSVSCSNDKKLHLVLDLDHTLLHTTPLLRLTEAEKYLIKEADSITRHDLWEWTTGGDDPVVSLTKLRPFVCGFLEEANKMFTMCVYTKGIRDYANLILDVIDPKRIYFGDRVITREESPDVKTLDLVLAHERGTLIVDDTRDVWPDHKSNLIVINKYNYFRRMSNGQYSKPYSEEKTDESEKDGGLANVLKLLKEVHSAFFSVAEEKELESKDVRLLLQEIESNRVDKESFTL